TTTGGAAGATTGTTTAAATAACCGACACAGAGCTCGGCACGACTCCTTATCCACTGAAGCCAGCACATGGGACATATGGGATGAGCGATTGCTTGAGATTAGCAAGAGAGCCGCAAGAGGTGATGATAGTAGCAGCATGGCTTCTTTTAGGCTTGGTGAAAAGGGGAGAGAGCTAGATGACGAAAGTTCCATGTGCTCAGAAACAAGCTCTATGTATAACTTCTGTAGGAAGAACAAAGACAAGCTGACACCACTGGAAAGGTGGCAAATCAAACGGATACAATTTGGATGGAACAAAAAGGATTTGAAAGCAGACAATGAGAATAAAGTTGAAGcaagtgaggaggaggaggagggaagggagaaaaAATCTCTTGCTGATGTCAACCTGACAGCCTATCAGACCTGGAAGCTGAAACATCAGAAAAAAATAggaaatcaaaataaaaatgagGTGATTGATTTAACAAAAGATGAAGATACTGCATCTAAGAGAACTCAACAAAGACGTGCTGAGCTCTTAGAACGCACGAAACGTACACTGGAAGAGAGCAGGTCCTTATCcgagtgtgagacagggagttccTTGAGTGGAAGTGTCccattctctctcttcttttccaAAATGCCTGACCAAGGTACAAGTGAACAAGGCGGCTCAGTGTTAAGTATGCAGAGTGGTGCATCATCAACGTCCAGAGCCAGAACTGCCTCAACTACAACAGTTCCCATGCCACCTTTGCAAGTAAACCCTGATTCTAGTGTATCACTCTCAAGCATTCAGGATTGGATTGCTTCTGTGGTGAGTGAACAAATTGCAATAAAGCAATCTGAGATTAAGAACGCTGCAACACCATTGGGCAATAACGGCCACCTCCGGGCCACTGGAAGATACAACGAAGATGACAAAATGTCGCATTTCAGCATGCAAAGTACTGGTTCCCTACAGCAGCCGAGAGCAGCTCAGAGTGCGGATACACAGTCTGTCCTGTCCTACAGCAGTCTGTCTAGCCTGAAGTCTGAAAGCTTGCATTCAAAAGAGATTGCAAAGACAAGCAAGCCACTGTACAGCTTGTTTGCAGATGAAATTGATCTTGAAAAATTAGACTGCAGAAACAAAGAGATTAAGAGTGAGATGAAAGATAAAATGGATGCATACCAAAAAGAAAAAATCAATGTGAACAATAAACGCAGCACATTATTTAGAAAGAAAAAGAAGGATGAAAACGATGATGAGGATTTGGTTGAGACAAATTCAAGATTTTCTCCCTCTTTGGGGACAGATAAGTTTGACGTACAATCTAATATGTCAGGAAATCTCTCATGTGCAGGCTCGAGTATTCCAGATCCAACTCACAGTATCCATAAATGGCTTAGTGATGTCAAGGATGTACCTGTTAGCAACAAAAAATATGACTCAATTACGAAGAGTGAAACAAAACCTTTTCAGGCTTCCTACCTCCGTGATCCAAGTTATGGGTCAATGCAAAATGCTGCTGAAGTATCAGATTTGTACGTAACAAGAGATGATTTAAAGTCTCCATTGAGAGACTCAGGAGAGTATCCATCCAGACAATTTGCCTCTTCCTATAAATCAAAGGAATTTGATAATAACTCTAAGATGAGATATTCTAATCCTTCATCTGATTTGGAATACTCGTATTTCCCCAGATCACTGGCTGATGAGGCAGGTAGTTCCAGAGATTCCTATTCTGGAAGATCCTTCAAGGAGATGCAACCTCCATGTCCAAGTGACAAGTGGCAGCAGTCTGAACAACGACCAACTCACCCTGTCCCCAGGAGATCTCGAATGCACAGCCCGGAGACAGAGCACAACGATAATACAGTGGAAGTGAATGCCAAGAGAAAATTTAAGCAGAGTTTTGCATCCGTAGAAGAACAGGGCTTCGGAAAAGTTAATGACAGTGATCTTGAGAATCCTGCAGTAAAGAAAGGTTTGAAGACTGCATCAATAAACAGCAGTGATGAAGAAGATGACAAGATTATAGCTGCTTGGAGGAGTCGTCAGCAAAGTAGAATCAAAGATAAAAAAAAGTATCAAAATGAAT
This genomic stretch from Mobula birostris isolate sMobBir1 chromosome 6, sMobBir1.hap1, whole genome shotgun sequence harbors:
- the dusp27 gene encoding serine/threonine/tyrosine-interacting-like protein 2, which gives rise to MATADNTNDEQVVPEDIEQDDVHSVQARYLRSPSPSRFSIVSDTDTESIFMEPIHLSPAVAATKIINEELKPREIKIEPMLPKMMESAEQLLVEDLYNRVKVKIDDRSKYNTPCIMDIQHALMQKMEAPLEIINEVWPNVFIAEKSAAVNKGRLKRLGITHILNAAHGTGVYTSKAFYTGMEIEYLGIEADDFPDFDLSKYFRKAAEFMDEALLTCRGKVLVCSVMGTSRSAAFVAAYLMIFHHLTVMEALMTLRKKRPIYPNEGFIKQLRELNENLLDERSQCDLEDDDETLSQCSVIEAKAHPISVAEEETQSIVGVQAHSIMVEEEEDTSSLIAGSLMSSVAKTNVTSKDPLIDEEEEERIYKEWRAKEGLSPIESTYKPRKKSPELPDDPEKGNDLDRLIREWQSKNEKFEMDLSCQFLSNNEGDAECLGARRRQLASDRDGTASVSSIDSELLQQRLEDCLNNRHRARHDSLSTEASTWDIWDERLLEISKRAARGDDSSSMASFRLGEKGRELDDESSMCSETSSMYNFCRKNKDKLTPLERWQIKRIQFGWNKKDLKADNENKVEASEEEEEGREKKSLADVNLTAYQTWKLKHQKKIGNQNKNEVIDLTKDEDTASKRTQQRRAELLERTKRTLEESRSLSECETGSSLSGSVPFSLFFSKMPDQGTSEQGGSVLSMQSGASSTSRARTASTTTVPMPPLQVNPDSSVSLSSIQDWIASVVSEQIAIKQSEIKNAATPLGNNGHLRATGRYNEDDKMSHFSMQSTGSLQQPRAAQSADTQSVLSYSSLSSLKSESLHSKEIAKTSKPLYSLFADEIDLEKLDCRNKEIKSEMKDKMDAYQKEKINVNNKRSTLFRKKKKDENDDEDLVETNSRFSPSLGTDKFDVQSNMSGNLSCAGSSIPDPTHSIHKWLSDVKDVPVSNKKYDSITKSETKPFQASYLRDPSYGSMQNAAEVSDLYVTRDDLKSPLRDSGEYPSRQFASSYKSKEFDNNSKMRYSNPSSDLEYSYFPRSLADEAGSSRDSYSGRSFKEMQPPCPSDKWQQSEQRPTHPVPRRSRMHSPETEHNDNTVEVNAKRKFKQSFASVEEQGFGKVNDSDLENPAVKKGLKTASINSSDEEDDKIIAAWRSRQQSRIKDKKKYQNE